A DNA window from Ornithodoros turicata isolate Travis chromosome 10, ASM3712646v1, whole genome shotgun sequence contains the following coding sequences:
- the LOC135371237 gene encoding protein pelota-like, producing MKLLHKFIDKDGSGDVTVIPEEPEDMWHAYNLVSEGDSLKASTIRKVTTESATGSTGSNRIRTTLVITVESIDFDTQACVLRVKGRNIVENQYVKMGAYHTLDLEMNRKFTLAKRNWDSVHLERLEQACDPAQSADLAAVVMQEGLANVCLVTASMTLVRAKIDVSIPRKRKGSCSQHEKGLQRFFEAVMQAIIRHVNFDIVKCVLIASPGFVKDQFFEYMFQSAVKLDNKVLLENKGKFVLVHASSGFKHSLKEILQDGSVQTKLADTKAAGEVKALDQFYQLLQTEPSRAFYGIKHVEHANEAQAIETLLISDNLFRCQDVAQRKRYVALVDSVKDNGGDVKIFSSLHISGEQLAQLTGVAAMLRYPMPELEDEELSSDDEG from the exons ATGAAGTTACTGCACAAGTTTATCGATAAGGACGGATCAGG GGACGTTACTGTCATCCCTGAGGAGCCTGAAGACATGTGGCACGCATACAACCTTGTGAGTGAAGGGGACAGTCTCAAAGCCTCCACCATACG CAAAGTCACGACAGAGTCGGCTACAGGAAGCACGGGCAGCAACCGAATTCGCACCACACTTGTCATCACAGTGGAGAGCATCGATTTTGACACCCAAGCCTGCGTTCTTCGCGTGAAGGGACGGAATATTGTGGAAAATCAATACGTGAAG ATGGGGGCCTACCACACATTGGACTTGGAAATGAACCGgaagtttacgctggcaaagaGAAACTGGGACAGTGTACATCTGGAACGCTTGG AACAAGCATGTGACCCTGCACAAAGCGCTGACTTGGCAGCTGTTGTCATGCAAGAGGGGCTCGCAAACGTCTGTCTTGTGACAGCCTCCATGACACTTGTGCGGGCAAAGATTGACGTGAGCATACCACGCAAGAGAAAGGGGAGTTGCAGCCAGCATGAAAAG GGACTGCAGCGGTTCTTTGAGGCTGTGATGCAAGCCATAATACGCCACGTGAACTTTGACA TTGTGAAATGCGTGCTGATTGCCAGTCCTGGCTTTGTAAAG GACCAGTTCTTCGAGTACATGTTCCAGTCAGCTGTAAAATTGGATAACAAAGTACTGCTAGAGAATAAGGGCAAATTCGTTCTGGTACATGCATCGTCCGGCTTCAAACATTCGCTTAAAG AAATCCTTCAGGACGGCAGCGTTCAGACCAAGCTGGCTGACACAAAGGCCGCAGGAGAGGTCAAGGCATTGGATCAGTTCTACCAGTTGCTGCAGACAGAGCCGAGCCGAGCTTTTTATGGCATAAAGCACGTTGAACACGCAAATGAAGCGCAAGCCATAGAGACACTCCTTATTTCGGACAATCTCTTCAG ATGCCAAGATGTTGCTCAGCGAAAACGCTATGTGGCACTTGTGGATTCCGTGAAGGATAATGGGGGTGATGTGAAGATCTTCTCAAGTCTTCATATTTCAGGAGAAC AACTGGCACAGCTCACGGGTGTTGCAGCTATGCTGAGGTACCCCATGCCAGAGCTTGAAGATGAAGAGCTGAGCTCTGACGACGAGGGTTGA
- the LOC135371238 gene encoding Na(+)/citrate cotransporter-like isoform X3, whose protein sequence is MYSWRSGAIAVLRLWRRVLMVTVPLMLLPFLLSSDSNESKCAYVVFVIGLYWIAEPIPLGATSLLPIVLLPLLGVLSTERTCDLYMNETNIMFVGTLIVAIAIEHSHLHERMALKTLCLLGTGIKRLVLGLMLISMFLAIWINNVAITAMMMPVVDSLSKELFESDKPTLEDDNERAALSDQSVRITASTLPQLSPKESEGQPETSLRVRDRFMDPEEAQKKRLRVLLYLSVIYGANTGAITTITSAASNIVFKFVVEDVYQGRAPVDYASWLFFALPIALASTVVIYISMILLLVSRRADVAGGGGGDTSTLAVIQKNYDSLGPIRFHEVAVLTLSSLLIFLWVFRDPMFAKGWGTYFGDMKPKDATAVMTVVVLFFVIPARPSDPARSPGLLTWDIVQAKLQWSVILLIGGGFALAEGTRVSGLSHWVGQKLAGLQHLSPGVLMITLSVICSFISEVISNAGTVTILLPVFAALAEDSKMNPLLLMIPATIASNFAFLLPVGTPANAIVYEHAKLKVADMVGPGFIVKSITLLVTAASTYIFGGLIFDMFSYPDWVAGNSTDPALIGH, encoded by the exons ATGTACTCTTGGAGGAGCGGCGCCATAGCAGTCCTGCGGTTATGGCGCAGGGTGCTTATGGTAACGGTGCCTCTGATGTTACTGCCATTTCTTTTGTCATCGGATTCAAAC GAATCCAAGTGCGCCTACGTGGTATTTGTGATTGGTCTTTACTGGATCGCGGAGCCAATTCCTCTGGGAGCTACCTCACTCCTTCCGATTGTCCTTCTGCCGCTTTTAGGTGTCCTGTCCACAGAAAGGACATGCGATCTTTACATGAAC GAGACCAATATCATGTTTGTGGGAACCTTAATCGTGGCGATAGCAATAGAGCATTCGCACCTTCATGAGAGAATGGCGCTGAAGACACTTTGCCTTCTAGGCACAGGAATCAAAAG ACTAGTACTTGGATTGATGCTCATCTCCATGTTCTTGGCTATCTGGATCAACAATGTTGCCATCACCGCAATGATGATGCCTGTCGTGGATTCTCTCAGTAAAGAGCTCTTCGAGTCAGATAAGCCAACGCTCGAGGATGATAACG AAAGAGCCGCTTTATCCGACCAGAGTGTGCGAATCACAGCGAGTACACTACCCCAGCTGTCACCTAAAGAATC GGAAGGGCAACCAGAAACGTCACTCCGTGTTCGAGACAGATTCATGGATCCGGAAGAAGCACAAAAGAAGCGACTAAGAGTGCTGTTATACCTCAGTGTCATATACGGTGCAAACACGGGGGCTATCACAACGATCACGAGCGCCGCATCGAACATAGTGTTCAAGTTTGTAGTCGAAGA CGTGTACCAAGGCAGGGCCCCGGTGGACTATGCATCCTGGCTGTTCTTTGCACTGCCCATCGCATTGGCCAGCACCGTCGTTATTTATATTTCGATGATTCTTCTACTTGTCTCACGGAG GGCAGAcgttgctggtggtggtggtggtgatacgTCAACGCTAGCTGTTATTCAAAAGAATTACGATTCCTTGGGACCGATTCG atttcaTGAAGTGGCCGTCTTGACCCTATCCTCGCTGCTGATATTTCTGTGGGTGTTTAGAGACCCCATGTTTGCCAAAGGATGGGGGACATACTTCGGAGACAT GAAACCGAAAGACGCCACTGCGGTGATGACAGTAGTCGTTTTGTTCTTCGTGATCCCCGCTCGGCCGAGCGATCCAGCCCGAAGTCCTGGTCTGCTAACGTGGGACATCGTGCAAGCGAAACTGCAGTGGAGCGTTATTCTTCTGATCGGCGGAGGATTTGCTCTTGCAGAAGGAACTAGG GTTTCTGGTTTATCACATTGGGTGGGCCAGAAGTTGGCAGGCCTCCAGCATTTATCCCCAGGAGTATTGATGATCACTCTCTCTGTCATCTGCTCATTTATATCAGAAGTGATCAGCAACGCAGGCACGGTCACCATCCTTTTGCCGGTGTTCGCAGCTCTG GCCGAAGACTCGAAGATGAACCCGTTGCTCCTGATGATACCGGCTACGATAGCGAGCAACTTCGCGTTCTTACTTCCTGTGGGCACCCCTGCGAACGCTATCGTTTACGAGCACGCCAAACTCAAAGTGGCGGACATG GTGGGGCCAGGATTCATCGTAAAGTCCATAACTTTGCTGGTGACTGCGGCTTCCACGTACATCTTCGGAGGTCTCATATTCGACAtgttcagttatccggactggGTTGCGGGGAATAGCACGGATCCCGCCTTGATTGGACATTGA